From Micromonospora echinospora:
CCCGCGCGCGTCCCGGTGCCGCGCGGCGAGCCGGCGAATCCGGTCCGCGCCGAGCGCGAGCAGCACGCCGATGATCGGGGTGAGCGCCAGCGACCAGCGGGTGGGCACCACCGAGTGCAGGACCGGCAGGTTCTCCAGCGCGGCCCAGGGCCCGGGGATGCCGGTGTCGCGTCCGTCGTAGCGGATCTCCCGGCCGAGCGAGAAGAGCGCGAACACCAGGCCGACCGCAGCCAGGCCGAGCACGACGGCGTTGCGGCGCATCCACCAGACCAGCGCGATCACCAGGATCACCAGCGGCCAGCCGAAGAACGCGTTCTCCTCGGTGGCGTTCTTGACCAGCGGTTCACTGCCCCGGGCGTCACCGGCCACCGACTCCCGCGACCAGGCGACGTACGCGGCGAGGTCGGTGGAGTAGCCCCGGATCAGCGTGGAGAGCCCGCTGTACGCGCCGGGGCCGAAGAACTGGACCCAGAGCGGGTACGCGAGCAGCGCCCCGGCGATCACCGCGGCCACCCCGAGTCCGGCGGCGAACGGGCGGGCCGCCGAGCGCAGCGCGGGACGGCCGAGTACGAGCGCCAGCACCACCGCGCCGAGGCCGATGGCGGTCATCAGCAGGATCTCCAGGTTGAGGAACGCCTGCCAGACGATCACCAGGGCGAGCAGTACGCCGTTGCGCAGCCACCGGCCGGGTTCGGCCAGGCGCAGCGTGCGCCAGATGATCAGTGGCACCACGAACTGGCTGACGATGTTGGGGTGCGAGTTGGCGTGCGAGATCATCGCCGGCGCGAACGCGCAGAAGGCGGCGCCCAGCCAGGCCGGACCGCGAGACCGCACGACAACTCGGGAGAGAAGGAAATACCAGGACACGCCGGTGGCGGCGAGGCCGAGAGTGAGGAAAATCAGGAATGACCAGCGCGGCCCCGCCCAGAGCGTGATCGGGGTCAGCGGCAATGAAACGGATAATACGGACGTATTAGCCATGAGATTGACGACATCCGGCACATTCATCCGGTCCGAGGTGAACGGATAGGCGAAATCCGTGACGACGCGCGCACCATGCGCCATCATCCATTCGAATTGCGCCTGATCTGTCCGATTGTCCCGGATGCCATTGCGGGGGTCCGTCCACAACCGGGCGGTGACCCAGAGCGCGAGCAGCACGAAGCTGAGCACGGCGAGCGCGTCGATCCGCCCGCCCTGCCCCGTTTTCGACGGCTCCGCCGCTGATTCCGGAGTAGTCATGACATTTCAGAGCGTAGTCAGGGTATGACCGGCAGGTGCAATGTTCCGCAGACTCACGTACTATGTGCCGAGTTCGCCGATCGCTGATCAGGCACCCCTCCGCATCACAATTCGGCCCCCCTCCGTCCCCCGATTTCCCCATCAGCCATCCAGATGGTTGACTCTGACGGTCCAGGCGCGGGTCAGTCATATCGTGAGGAATCGACGCATGGCAGAAATCACTGGGGATCAGCGCGTCCAGTCCGAGGTGCTCGAAGGCCTCGCGACCGCGGTCAACCACCGGCAGTGGTTCGTCGAGCTGGCGGTGCCCTACCTCGGTGACAACCCGATCGAGATCGGCAGCGGCCTGGGCGACTACGCCTCCGCGTGGGCAGAGCAGGTACCCCGGATCACCGCCACCGAGGCGGACCCGGACCGGCTGGTCCAGCTCAAGGAGCGGCTGTCCGACCACCCGGGCGTCGAGGTCCGGCAGATGCTGCTCCCGCACCACGAGCGCGGCGACTACAGCGCGGCCGTCTCGTACAACGTGCTGGAGCACATCGACGACCACGTGGGCGCGCTGCGCAGCATGCGCGACCTGGTCCGCCCGGGCGGCGCGGTGGTCATCATCGTGCCGGCGTTCCAGTTCGCCATGAGCCCCGCCGACATCGCCACCGGCCACGTCCGCCGCTACACCAAGAAGACGCTCGCCGCCGCCATGACCGAGGCGGGCCTCACCGTCGAGCGGATCCACTACGCCAACGCGCTCGGCCTGATCGGCTACTTCATGGCCACCAAGGTCTTCCGGCTGATGCCGAAGGAGGGCCCGATGGTGAAGGTGTACGACACCCTCGTGCTACCAGTCACCAAGGCCGCCGAGCAGCGCGTGCGTCCCCCGTTCGGCCAGTCCGTCTTCGCGGTAGCCCGCGTGTAAGGAAGGGCCCCTTGTTAACAGACGTCTGTTAACAAGGGGCCCTTCCTTACACCTCACTCCTTGATCTGGTACGTGGGGCGGATGACCGCCCGGGCCAGCGTGTGGAACGCCAGGTTGAAGCCGACGAAGGCCGGGCTCGCCCCGGCGGGGATGTCGAGGCGGTCGACGTCCACGGCGTGCACCGCGAACACGTACCGGTGCGGGCGGTCACCGGCCGGCGGCGCGGCGCCGCCGTAGCCGGTCTCGCCGTAGTCGTTGCGGACGCTGAACGCGCCACCCAGGTCGTCCTCCCGCACGCCGCTGGGCAGCTCGGTGACGGACGCCGGCACGTTCACCAGCACCCAGTGCCAGAAGCCGCTGCCGGTCGGGGCGTCCGGGTCGAAGCAGGTGACCACGAAACTCCCGGTCTCGGCCGGGAAGCCCGACCAGGACAGCTGCGGTGAGACGTTCTCGCCGCCGGTGCTGCCGTGCGCGTACCGCGCGTCCATCGGCTCGCCGTTGTGCACGTCCTCGCTCGTCAGGTCGAACGACGGCACCGTCGGCAGCAGCTCGTACGGGTCCGGGGCGATCGGTCGTTCCAGGGTCATCGAAACGGTCCTTCCGGGTACGCGAATGTCCTGCGCCCCCTTCATACCCCGTTGTCCGCGCCGCCGTGCTGTCGGCGCACCATCTCGTTGATCCAGACCGGCGCGTACGGCGACGTGCAGCCCGGCGGCGTCGGGTAGTCCTTGAGCACCCCGAGCCGCTCCCCGATGCCGATCGCGCGTTCCCGGTACGCCGGGTGTTCGATCCCGATCTGCGCGAGGCAGTGGTTCATCGCCCACTGGAGGCGCTCTGGCGCGCCCGCCATCTGCGCCTCGATCACGTCGAGCAGGCCGGCCAGGTCCAGCGCGTCCGGATTCCGCGCCACCCGATCGGTGGTCAGCGCCCAGCCGGCGCTCGCCACCACGGGATCCCTGTCGGCCGACCAGGCCAGGCGCAGCGGCTCCGCGTGCGGGCTCTTCTTCACCACGTAGTTCACGAGCCAGTCGTGCACCTTCGGCGTACGCGCCTCGCGCAGCATGGCGTCCAGCTCGTCCCGCCCGTAAACCTTCGGCCGGCAGATCAGCAGCGCCAGCAGCCGTGCCGCGCTGTCCCCGGTCGCCCACAGC
This genomic window contains:
- a CDS encoding YbhB/YbcL family Raf kinase inhibitor-like protein: MTLERPIAPDPYELLPTVPSFDLTSEDVHNGEPMDARYAHGSTGGENVSPQLSWSGFPAETGSFVVTCFDPDAPTGSGFWHWVLVNVPASVTELPSGVREDDLGGAFSVRNDYGETGYGGAAPPAGDRPHRYVFAVHAVDVDRLDIPAGASPAFVGFNLAFHTLARAVIRPTYQIKE
- a CDS encoding class I SAM-dependent methyltransferase produces the protein MAEITGDQRVQSEVLEGLATAVNHRQWFVELAVPYLGDNPIEIGSGLGDYASAWAEQVPRITATEADPDRLVQLKERLSDHPGVEVRQMLLPHHERGDYSAAVSYNVLEHIDDHVGALRSMRDLVRPGGAVVIIVPAFQFAMSPADIATGHVRRYTKKTLAAAMTEAGLTVERIHYANALGLIGYFMATKVFRLMPKEGPMVKVYDTLVLPVTKAAEQRVRPPFGQSVFAVARV
- a CDS encoding DNA alkylation repair protein translates to MAETTTVAEVTAELAALDDPKIRAVNERHGDDHGVNLGKLRAIAKRLKTQQDLARELWATGDSAARLLALLICRPKVYGRDELDAMLREARTPKVHDWLVNYVVKKSPHAEPLRLAWSADRDPVVASAGWALTTDRVARNPDALDLAGLLDVIEAQMAGAPERLQWAMNHCLAQIGIEHPAYRERAIGIGERLGVLKDYPTPPGCTSPYAPVWINEMVRRQHGGADNGV